ATTATTATTATTTTTGAGGCTTAATTTAAAACTATCATCAACCCAATAACAAAAGAATTATTTTTTTAATGACAGAAAAAAGAGAAGCCACTTCACTGGAGCAATTGAAAAACACTATCATTCAGGCTATTCAGGACAAAAAAGGGAACAACATTGTCAGCATCGATCTCAGGAATCTGAAAAATCCGATTACCGATTTTTTCATCATTTGCCACGGTACATCCGATCGTCAGGTGGAAGCTATCGCAGAAAATATTGAAAAAGAGGTATTTCTGAAAAACAAGGAAAAACCTTTTGTCAGAGAAGGCTATCAAAATAAGGAATGGATATTGATTGATTACTTCGATGTCATTGTTCACGTTTTTTTGGAGGAAAAAAGAACATTCTTTGATCTGGAATCACTTTGGGGAGATGGTATCTTAACGACTTA
The nucleotide sequence above comes from Sphingobacteriales bacterium. Encoded proteins:
- the rsfS gene encoding ribosome silencing factor; the encoded protein is MTEKREATSLEQLKNTIIQAIQDKKGNNIVSIDLRNLKNPITDFFIICHGTSDRQVEAIAENIEKEVFLKNKEKPFVREGYQNKEWILIDYFDVIVHVFLEEKRTFFDLESLWGDGILTTYN